From the genome of Populus trichocarpa isolate Nisqually-1 chromosome 15, P.trichocarpa_v4.1, whole genome shotgun sequence, one region includes:
- the LOC7475191 gene encoding uncharacterized protein LOC7475191 has protein sequence MQSVDENESENKKLKRLRSLSNNMPLTDNTTPQNVEDSILFPIEEIVQSPLPGYVAPTSIGFSADDSLVTCLFSPDHTLSRKVFAFDLKNGKQELFFGPPDGGLDESNISAEEKLRRERLRERGLGVTRYEWVKTGLKKKAIMVPLPAGIYLQELYSPKPELKLPSSSLSPIIDPHISPDGTMLAYVRDSELHVLNFLFNESKQLTHGAQGNTVTHGIAEYIAQEEMDRKNGYWWSLDSQFIAFTQVDSSEIPLFRIMHQGKSSVGSEAQEDHPYPFAGASNVKVHLGVVSVHGGSVTWLDLLCGGTEKPDNEDEYLARINWMHGNILIAQVLNRSHSKLKLIKFDIKAGRKEVIYVEEQFPWINLHDCFTPLDKGITKYSEGFIWASEKTGFRHLYLHDANGTCLGPITEGDWMVEQIAGVNEAAGMIYFTATRDGPLESHLYRAKLFPDEKNALQAPVRLTNGKGKHSVVLDHHLQNFVDIHDSLDCPPRVLLCSLIDGREIMPLFEQAFTIPRFKRLELEPPKIVQIQANDGTILYGALYEPDPTRFGPPPYKTLISVYGGPSVQYVCDSWISTVDMRAQYLRSKGILVWKLDNRGSARRGLKFEGALKGNPGRFDAEDQLTGAEWLIKQGLAKAGHIGLYGWSYGGYMSAMILARFPDVFCCAVSGAPVTSWDGYDTFYTEKYMGLPYENPTGYEYGSVMHHVHKLKGRLLLVHGMIDENVHFRHTARLVNALVAAGKPYELLIFPDERHMPRRHTDRIYMEERIWEFFERNL, from the exons ATGCAATCAGTTGATGAGAACGAGAGCGAGAACAAGAAATTGAAGCGTTTGAGATCATTAAGTAACAATATGCCTTTGACTGACAACACCACCCCACAAAATGTTGAGGACAGCATTCTTTTTCCTATTGAAGAGATAGTGCAATCACCGTTGCCTGGATATGTGGCGCCGACTTCGATAGGTTTTAGTGCTGATGATAGTTTAGTTACTTGCTTATTTAGTCCTGATCACACCTTGAGTAGGAAGGTTTTTGCTTTTGATCTCAAGAATGGCAAGcaagaattgttttttggtCCCCCTGATGGCGGACTCGATGAGAGTAATATATCAGCGGAAGAGAAGCTGCGGAGGGAGAGGTTGAGAGAACGTGGGCTGGGAGTGACACGGTATGAATGGGTGAAGACAGGCTTGAAGAAGAAAGCAATTATGGTGCCATTGCCTGCAGGG ATTTATTTACAGGAACTCTACTCTCCCAAACCCGAGCTCAAGCTTCCTAGCTCCTCATTATCACCTATTATCGATCCGCATATCTCTCCTGACGGTACCATGCTTGCTTATGTACGGGACAGTGAGCTGCATGTTCTAAATTTCTTGTTCAATGAGTCCAAACAATTAACACATGGTGCTCAGGGAAATACAGTG ACTCATGGCATTGCTGAATATATAGCTCAG GAGGAAATGGACCGGAAGAATGGTTACTGGTGGTCACTTGACAGCCAATTTATTGCATTTACACAAGTTGATTCATCTGAGATACCTCTTTTTAGAATTATGCACCAAGGCAAAAGCTCTGTTGGTTCAGAAGCACAGGAAGACCATCCTTATCCCTTTGCAGGAGCTTCAAATGTCAAAGTTCACCTCGGGGTAGTTTCTGTTCATGGTGGTTCTGTAACTTGGTTGGATCTTCTCTGTGGAGGAACAGAAAAACCAGATAACGAGGATGAATATTTGGCCAGAATCAATTGGATGCATGGAAATATTCTCATAGCTCAAGTTTTGAACAGGtctcattcaaaattaaaacttattaagtttgatatcaagGCGGGGAGAAAAGAAGTCATATATGTGGAAGAACAATTCCCATGGATTAATTTACATGACTGCTTCACTCCTCTGGACAAAGGAATCACTAAATATTCTGAAGGATTCATTTGGGCGAGTGAAAAGACAGGATTTAGACATTTGTATCTGCATGATGCAAATGGGACATGCTTAGGACCAATTACTGAAGGTGACTGGATGGTTGAGCAAATTGCTGGTGTAAATGAGGCTGCTGGAATGATATATTTTACTGCAACTCGAGATGGGCCATTGGAATCGCATCTTTATCGTGCTAAACTGTTCCCAGATGAAAAAAACGCCTTGCAGGCTCCAGTGAGATTAACAAATGGTAAGGGGAAACACTCGGTTGTGCTTGATCACCACTTGCAGAATTTTGTTGATATCCACGATTCCCTCGATTGTCCCCCTAGAGTTTTGCTCTGCTCCTTGATCGATGGAAGAGAAATTATGCCTCTGTTTGAACAGGCTTTCACCATTCCAAGATTTAAAAGGCTGGAACTTGAGCCTCCAAAGATAGTTCAGATACAGGCAAACGATGGGACCATATTGTATGGGGCTTTATATGAGCCTGACCCAACTAGATTTGGACCGCCACCATACAAAACCTTGATCAGTGTGTATGGTGGCCCCAGTGTACAGTATGTATGTGATTCTTGGATAAGTACAGTTGACATGAGAGCACAATATCTTCGGAGCAAAGGCATCTTAGTGTGGAAG TTGGATAACAGAGGAAGTGCTCGTCGTGGGCTAAAGTTTGAAGGTGCTCTGAAAGGAAATCCCGGCCGCTTTGATGCTGAGGATCAGCTTACTGGAGCTGAATGGCTCATTAAACAAGGACTGGCAAAAGCTGGTCATATTGGGTTGTATGGATGGAGTTATGGGGGATATATGTCAGCTATGATCTTGGCAAGGTTCCCTGATGTCTTCTGTTGTGCAGTCTCTGGTGCACCTGTAACCTCCTGGGATGGATATGACACATTTTATACTGAGAAATACATGGGATTGCCTTATGAGAATCCAACAGGCTATGAGTACGGCTCTGTGATGCATCATGTGCACAAGTTAAAAGGGAGGTTGTTACTGGTGCATGGGATGATTGATGAAAATGTGCATTTTAGACACACTGCAAGGCTTGTCAATGCACTCGTGGCAGCTGGAAAACCCTATGAACTATTAATTTTTCCAGACGAACGACACATGCCCCGTCGGCATACAGACCGAATTTACATGGAAGAGAGAATTTGGGAGTTCTTCGAGAGAAATCTGtga
- the LOC7475192 gene encoding putative F-box protein At1g32420 — MAASICSSFNNDMVIDILSRLPVKTLLRFKSVSKPMLSVITNPRFITSHLHQSTKNSSLVFHFSHDEFPISMLYYTEPTTLRVVHIPPSMKDHSLKPRIRIKGSCGGLLFMEIYFGCCMFHYGFWNPATRQFKKVTGPQQCINLLAEGFGYGSKINDYKLVRIGYFLHPRTLITRYDRRRVDSVVRALVFSWKTDSWRTVEDGALLGGRFSDAVAVKGDLYWKVSGVENLANEGVLAFDSDTDMFRRIELPGLNQSSPNYSMTITGFKDSLGLFVFLEGSSNSSFDLWVLNESRMGGNIKSWSKLLTVGSMSRIGWPISAWRGKIILKSPNEKDGFFLYDPISQEVIDVPISSSGAYDYAETLASVDGTSNLMLEDAPL, encoded by the coding sequence ATGGCGGCTAGCATCTGCTCCTCCTTCAACAATGACATGGTCATAGATATTCTTTCCAGACTACCGGTCAAAACCCTCCTTCGTTTCAAATCTGTTTCTAAACCCATGCTCTCCGTCATCACCAACCCTAGATTTATCACCTCCCATCTACACCAATCCACCAAAAACTCCTCCCTCGTATTTCATTTTTCTCACGATGAGTTCCCCATATCAATGCTCTACTACACTGAACCTACCACTCTCCGTGTCGTGCATATACCACCATCTATGAAGGATCATTCTCTCAAACCACGTATACGTATTAAGGGTTCCTGTGGCGGTTTGCTATTCATGGAAATCTATTTTGGTTGCTGTATGTTTCATTATGGTTTTTGGAATCCTGCTACCAGACAGTTCAAGAAAGTTACAGGGCCCCAGCAGTGTATAAATCTTCTTGCTGAAGGGTTTGGCTATGGCAGCAAGATTAATGACTATAAGTTAGTCAGAATTGGGTATTTCTTGCACCCTCGCACTCTAATAACTCGTTACGATCGAAGGCGAGTGGATTCTGTTGTTCGAGCTTTGGTGTTCTCTTGGAAAACAGATTCTTGGAGAACAGTTGAAGATGGTGCGCTGCTTGGCGGTCGCTTTAGCGATGCTGTTGCTGTGAAGGGTGACTTGTATTGGAAGGTAAGTGGAGTAGAAAATTTGGCCAACGAAGGAGTCCTTGCATTTGATTCTGACACTGATATGTTTAGAAGGATAGAGCTGCCGGGTTTGAATCAATCGAGTCCGAACTATTCAATGACAATCACTGGATTCAAGGATTCTCTCGGACTCTTTGTATTTCTCGAAGGTAGTTCAAACTCAAGTTTTGATCTATGGGTGCTGAATGAGAGTAGAATGGGTGGTAATATCAAGAGCTGGAGTAAGTTGCTTACTGTTGGGTCAATGTCAAGAATTGGATGGCCAATATCGGCATGGAGAGGCAAAATAATCCTGAAGAGTCCGAATGAAAAAGATGGTTTTTTCTTGTATGATCCAATTAGCCAAGAAGTCATTGATGTTCCAATATCAAGTTCTGGAGCTTATGATTATGCGGAGACTCTAGCTTCAGTTGATGGAACATCCAATCTTATGCTGGAGGATGCCCCTCTCTGA